DNA from Fibrobacter sp. UWB15:
GTCACCATGCAAATTTGCTGATAGTCTTCCAGGTTCAATAGGTACACGCCCATCGTTACTGTAATCGCAATGTTTGACAATTTACTCCAGCGACGCTTGCGGGGGAGCGACTTGCCTTCGCGAAGTACGCCGAGGCTAAAGAGCGTGTGCGCGACAAGACGGGCCAACAGGAATACGCAACCGACGGCGAGCAACTTTTCGGCTTGGTCATTTTGCAATAAATCGCGCACAAAAATGCTGGTCATCACTGCAAACGAAAGGAATCCGTCAATCACGTTCAGCCAAAGTCTATAATAGGGCTTTTCGATTTCTTGCGAACGAAGTTGGTACAAATTAACCCAGCCCATAATTAAGGCGATTGCAACCAGGGCTGTAGCGGTTTTTGCCATTCCCATCCAGATAAAGACAATGACGGCTATAAAAACCATAGCCCTTAAAACGCTCCAAATGCGTGAGCGCAGTCTAATATCGGATGTTTGTTCTTGTGTCATTTAATGCCTCTGTCAAACTTCTAAAAGTTGTCTTGCATGTTCGCGAATCGTGTCAGATTCGCCGCCGAGCATGCGAGATAGTTCCTTGATACGACCTTCGTGGTCCAGTTCGACCACATGCGTATACGTGCGGCCATCGATTTCTTCTTTGCTGACCGCGAGCTGGTTCTTGGCGCGGCTTGCCACTTGGTGCAAGTGCGTAATCGTAAGCACTTGGTGGTGCTGGCCTAAATTCTTTAAAGCTTCGCCGATGCTGTTGCCGACTTCGCCGCTGATTCCGGAATCCACTTCGTCGAAAATCAAGAGGGGTACGCGGTCGAGGTCGGCCATCACGCTCTTGATTGAAAGCAGCACACGACTGAGTTCGCCGCCCGAAACCGCTTTTTGCAGGCTCTTGAAGCCTTCGCCGGGGTTTGGGGCGAGCGTGAATTCAATCTTGTCGGCTCCGTTCGGCGACAAGGACTGCATAGTAATCGATGTCGCAAAAATTGCCTTCGGCATGCCGAGCGTATTCAGGATGTCGCTTACGGCCTTGTCGTAGCGGGCGGCGGCTTCCTGGCGAGATTTCGTGAGCTTGAGGGCGGTCGCCTGCAATGCTTCCAACGCCTTCTTAGACTGCCTGGAAAGTTCTTCCAAGTCCGCATCCAAGTTCTCGAGGCTCGAAAGTTCTTCCTTGCGTTGTTCAGTCAAGGCAATCAGGCCCGCGACATCGGTGCGGTACTTACGCTTGAGTTTCTGAATCGCCGCAATGCGGGCGTTCGCGCGGTCAATATCGGCGGCACTCATGGCTGCTGCCGGGCGGAGTCTCAGCAAGTCCTTGCAAACGCTTTCGTAAGGGTCCGTCACTTCGTCAAGCGACTTCAGGTAATCTTCGTAGTCCGGGAGCTTTGCAGCTAGCGAACGCAACTTGGACTGCAAAATCTGCACTTGGTCCAAGAGCCCGTTTTCGCC
Protein-coding regions in this window:
- the recN gene encoding DNA repair protein RecN, whose product is MLKHLSISGFTLIANAEVPFRDGFTAITGETGAGKSVLLKSLRIVCGDKAQATMVRTGEEKAVVEATFDITNEPQVKKVLEELELDSDDELIIRREIQENGKSRARVNGAVVALPDLQRLGEELIQMHGQSEQLLLRDIRTHTQMLDDFAGNGDLLAEYSSEWTAWNKIQDEIKATEERAKNLAAQKDFLKFQFDELSKAALKEGEEEALEEKVNSASKQEAETRYLNDIQGMLGGENGLLDQVQILQSKLRSLAAKLPDYEDYLKSLDEVTDPYESVCKDLLRLRPAAAMSAADIDRANARIAAIQKLKRKYRTDVAGLIALTEQRKEELSSLENLDADLEELSRQSKKALEALQATALKLTKSRQEAAARYDKAVSDILNTLGMPKAIFATSITMQSLSPNGADKIEFTLAPNPGEGFKSLQKAVSGGELSRVLLSIKSVMADLDRVPLLIFDEVDSGISGEVGNSIGEALKNLGQHHQVLTITHLHQVASRAKNQLAVSKEEIDGRTYTHVVELDHEGRIKELSRMLGGESDTIREHARQLLEV